GGGAGTGAAGCCGGGAGTGCTCCTTCGGTCGGGCTCCGCCCTCCCTGCGGAGCACTCCCGCTCGTTGCCCATCCACCCTCTGGGAGATATGCTTAGCCACACATAAAGAAGACTGGCCGTGTAAACCATGTATGCGGTTTATTGTGTAAACCATGAATGGATTGCACAAGACAAGGGCTCCGCCCGCAGTCGAACCGGTGGGGGGGACGGAATCGGCGAGATGGCCGGAAAGGAGATCCAGCCCGCAGTCGAACCGGTGGGAGCCCCAGTCTCCCAGGTTCGTAATGGGCCCCTGTTTCACTCCGCATGATCCCTCCCGTCGTCGGGGACGGGGGGCGGCTGATCAGGATCAAGTGTGCCCCCTGGCCGTCCGGGAAACGGCAACGGGTTCCAATGGTCGTCTATTGCTGTGACGCCTGGATATGATGGGAGCGCCGTCCGCCCCGTGGGTCTCGCGAATTGTCGGCGGGTCGGGAACTCAAGTCCGAACTCTTTGGATTTCGGGTTGTCAGAGACTTTCGATCCATGCAATCTTGATGGAACTCTTGGGGGAATCGGGAAATGACCCGTCGACTTGCCAGGCAGGTGGAAAGGATTCTGGACGAGGGATCCGGGAATCACCGCAGCGTCATCGTGCGAATGAAGCTCTCGGAAAAGGATGAGGAAACACTCCTGGGTGCGGTTGCCCACGCCATTCAGCGGCGTGCGCTGTTGCTGTCCGCTCGGGACATCTTGCCGGTTCACCTGGAGAGTTTGGTTGTTACCGCTGGAGAAACCACTTCCGATCGATCCGGAAATGTACCCGAGGAAGAAGGAGGTGTCGCGGCTCAGGTAGCTGCCACGGCCATTCGGCAGGTGAGCAAGCGGGGTCTTCGGTCCAGGGGTCTCAGGTCATTGAGGCCTCTGGTCTCGAGCTTGCTCAAGCTCAAGCAGGGAACCCATGGCGCCAGATCTTTCTGGACCTCGAAATGCGTGGTCCTGCAAATGACCAAGGATGACCTGTCCAGGTTGAATCGGTTGGTGGACGAGCTGCTGATTGGAGACATCTACCCGAACCGAACACTGCATGTGCCTCGCCTGGTGGAATTGAAAGCGCTTCCCTCGAGAGTGCTCGAGAACAGGGCCAGCGCCTGGGGGATTCATGCCGTTGGAGGACTGGCTGCCCGAGGGGCTTACGGAGCCAGTGGGAAAGGAGTCAAGGTCGGAGTACTGGATACCGGTGTGGATGCAAGCCACCCCGACCTGCAACGGAAGGTGGTGGACTGGGCGGAATTCGATGCCAATGGAGAGGATGTCCCCGGTTCCCAACCGCATGACACGGCTCAGCATGGAACACATGTCGCCGGCACCATTGCCGGAGGGAGGGCCAGCGGCCGCTGGATCGGCATGGCGCCGGACGCCAAACTGGCGGTAGCCATTGCCTTGGACGGAGCCAAGGGTGGGACGGACGCTCAGGTTCTTGCCGGAATCGATTGGGCGGTTGAGCGCGGGGTCGATGTGCTGAGCATGTCCCTGGGTGGAATGACCTTGGGCCCTGAGGTCCCCAGCACCTATACCGAGGCGATCCTGACATCGCTGCGGGCCGGAATTCCGGTGGTGACGGCCATCGGAAATGACGGTCAACAGATCACCGGCTCGCCCGGCAACGATCTGCTTTCGTTTTCCGTGGGAGCGACCGACTATCGAGACTGCGCTGCCGCATTCAGCGGAGGTCGAACCCATGTCATCCGGGAGTCCAACTTCGTTTCCCCGGAGAATCTGCCTCTTGTCTATTCCAAACCGGAAATCTCCGCTCCGGGGGTGGCGGTCTACTCTTCGGTGCCGGGTGACAAGTGGGCCGCTTTCAACGGAACCTCCATGGCAACCCCTCATGTTGCCGGCGCCATGGCGCTGCTGCTTAGCGCTACTTCCATCAGGAAACGTGTGGCGCCCACCAACCGTGCATTCCTGATTCAGGATCTGCTCACCGGGTCGGTTGAAGAGCTGGGAGAAATCGGGCAGGATCACCGTTTCGGGTTCGGGCGACTCGACATTCTGCAGGCGATCGGATTCGCCAGGGAAAAGGGGTTCTGAGTGGAATGCCGCAGTATAATGAGTAAGATAGCCCAGCGAGGACTGTCGTGCGCAAAACTAATCTGCTGGACAAGCTTCAGGACGAAGAACTGCGACGCATGGCCAGTGAAAAACTGGAGCGTAAGGCCAGTGTCATCATTGAGCTTGACGTTCCCCCACAAGTGGTCGGAGTGAGAAAATCGACCGGTGGCGGTGCCGGGAGCCTCGCTCCCGAGAGTGTCATGCCCGAAGCCCCGCAGGATCTCTCGGCACTCGAACGGAAAGCCGCCCAGACCCATGCGTTCCTGGAGACGGTTCTCGAGTCTCCCCCGCGCTGGCTGCAAGCTTCAAGAACCTTTGTGGCCGAAGCCACCGGCGCTCAGTTGTCCGTAATCGCCCGCTCACCCCACTTCAAGGCCATCCGTCTCAACCGCCGACTGAAGTAGCAGAACTGAGTTTCATGCGGAACCTCTGGCGGAGAGGGCGGGATTCGAACCCGCGGTACGGTTCCCCGTACAACTGCTTAGCAGGCAGCCCCGTTCAGCCACTCCGGCACCTCTCCGAGGGGGTGGGACTTTGGATGGACCTTATAGCATGATCGTTTCGGCGAAATCCAGTTGAATGCAGGAGAGCGGTGTGAGGGATGCTTCCGGCTGACGGCCGGCAGTCAGTGGATGGTCTTGGCCTTGTTCTGCATGTAGTCCAGCAGCAGGTACTGGCCCAGGGTGTAGGGAGTGGTGAAGTAGGCCTTGCCGCGGCAGATCTCGGTGACCTTCTTGACGAAGCTGACCAGTTCGTAATCCCTGGCCAGCATGAAGGTGTTGATCATGATGCCGGACCTGCGGCAGGCGGCGACCTCCCGGATGGTCTCACGGACCACCACCGGGTCCAGGCCGAAGGAATTCTTGTAGATCCTGCCGTCTTCCCGGGTGAGGGCCGAAGGCTTGCCGTCGGTGATCATGACGATCTGCTTCATGTCCTTGCGCTGTCGGGCCAGGATTCGTTGGGCCAGGCGCAGCCCCTCGCAGGTGTTGGTGTAGTAGGGTCCCACCTGGACGCGGGCCAGTTGGCTCAGGGGTAGCTCTTCCGCGGAGTCGTGGAACAGGACCAGGTTGAGTGAGTCCCCGGGGTACTGGGTCCGAATCAGGTGGGCCAGGGCCATGGCCACACGCTTGGCGGGGGTGAACCGGTCTTCGCCGTAGAGAATCATGCTGTGGCTGCAGTCCAGCATCAGGACGGTGGCGCATGAGCTCTGGTACTCCGATTGATGGATCAGGAGGTCGGGATAGTCCAGCTTCAAGGGCACTCCCAGCCCCTCGCGCCGGACGGCCTGCAGCAGCGTGCCGCTGACATCCAGGTTCAGGGTGTCTCCGAATTCGTAGTTCCTGGAGGCTCCGCTGGCTTCGATTCCGGTGGACATCTCCCGTGTATCGTGCCGTCCGAACTGGCTTCGGCCCAGGGAGCCCAGCAGGTCCTTCAAGGTCCTGTACCCC
This DNA window, taken from Acidobacteriota bacterium, encodes the following:
- a CDS encoding VWA domain-containing protein translates to MKSVKYSKYTGMDWDSLSLEELLNHLSDFLLQSGYLQNPYGPHPFDQDHNLQNLHDAILEALLNQDMLSEEMLEKLMQGSGEDLEARLSELVQKLIERLAEEGYLSLSEQTQAEGGVPNPRPGHESGQSGRARFELTNKSLDFLGYRTLKDLLGSLGRSQFGRHDTREMSTGIEASGASRNYEFGDTLNLDVSGTLLQAVRREGLGVPLKLDYPDLLIHQSEYQSSCATVLMLDCSHSMILYGEDRFTPAKRVAMALAHLIRTQYPGDSLNLVLFHDSAEELPLSQLARVQVGPYYTNTCEGLRLAQRILARQRKDMKQIVMITDGKPSALTREDGRIYKNSFGLDPVVVRETIREVAACRRSGIMINTFMLARDYELVSFVKKVTEICRGKAYFTTPYTLGQYLLLDYMQNKAKTIH
- a CDS encoding S8 family serine peptidase; amino-acid sequence: MTRRLARQVERILDEGSGNHRSVIVRMKLSEKDEETLLGAVAHAIQRRALLLSARDILPVHLESLVVTAGETTSDRSGNVPEEEGGVAAQVAATAIRQVSKRGLRSRGLRSLRPLVSSLLKLKQGTHGARSFWTSKCVVLQMTKDDLSRLNRLVDELLIGDIYPNRTLHVPRLVELKALPSRVLENRASAWGIHAVGGLAARGAYGASGKGVKVGVLDTGVDASHPDLQRKVVDWAEFDANGEDVPGSQPHDTAQHGTHVAGTIAGGRASGRWIGMAPDAKLAVAIALDGAKGGTDAQVLAGIDWAVERGVDVLSMSLGGMTLGPEVPSTYTEAILTSLRAGIPVVTAIGNDGQQITGSPGNDLLSFSVGATDYRDCAAAFSGGRTHVIRESNFVSPENLPLVYSKPEISAPGVAVYSSVPGDKWAAFNGTSMATPHVAGAMALLLSATSIRKRVAPTNRAFLIQDLLTGSVEELGEIGQDHRFGFGRLDILQAIGFAREKGF